The Hordeum vulgare subsp. vulgare chromosome 4H, MorexV3_pseudomolecules_assembly, whole genome shotgun sequence genomic interval cttcccggagatctctaattcttttcaactatgacgtaagtatgaatttcatcggtcatatcccttcttcaagttctattttaattaattctcttatttggctcaaccttgcattcttctttattccggagtgtctcaattactcttggtgaggttcttctcgtcattttctccattgaagattcgaaggagtgtttctcttaaatcttggttcattcttgtGGAGattatcatttcagcttggtgttgtcatcttatttgttccaatcatgagtaataccTTTCTCGCTACCCGGTGCTTCTCTCAGTTGTTTTaagtctcgatcctccgaaggccatcatttcagaagattcttcgttctcagctttcagctgtcatcctcaattcttatccattgttgtctcttcgttcgtctctcgattattccggtgccttattcaagttttctgttaggtggttcatggtctcatcattctcatgtatctctagtcattcatggttgcctcattcatttcaattctcactggTGTCTCCTTCAAGCATATCTCTTCTCAAtcttttctagaagaataagttgtatgctaaatccgttgcttgtcatcaatttaatttgatgaaggattagcataacataattcttattcttgtgtcATCAAAtgatttgaattcttcttccggagtgactcatgatatcaattcttttctcaagtatccgttctcttgcattttcaagtgcatttgttcttccttgatcctttgaggtggtattatagccttcttgttactgtaggagccttgaagagtttcctttcgggaatgagataattaaacccaccaattctatgatcatgagatattttcaacccatgattccttcgttgagctatcttggtttggacttcacctaaagcttgtctaaggatgttgctattatggtgattatcaattatccaagttctcaaggtatcctcttggtgtaataaattgttcatatcttgtttccccaaatctatccttgtttcttttagtggttggttgtcacctcatatatattgagatgattttcataaacccactcctatcttgttcttttcgttgttagtttgccaactactacgtcaattctctgtccggaggctcttcaattctattgtgatggtagttgtaATTCTCTCTTCATGTTCTTTTTCCGTATGAGCTagctcctattctattgttccggaggccttgtgatgttgctcttttgggtctatcttgttgttctatcatgatcatggtgttcccttgctctatttacttgtttgttgtgaatattgtctaattctctctccttttcgaattttttgtccctttttcctaccgaagtgctgccgaaattttccgtgaatcttgcttctttcttttatcattcctcatctcctcgcaaccttcaaagatcgttggtttcactcgtttgtcaaagaagcgactaagttttacctcttgttctctctcatcctctccccctttcattcttggatctcggggcgagatcttcttgtagtgtaggagagttgtaacagcccgatgccgacgttccagaagattcccccctttattccgtttccgtgtgtggctattttattttgttgattgcatcatcatgtagttgcatcatcgcatcatgcatggcatattGCATCGTCTGTTGCATGGTGTGATCTCAGTGGTGAGTGCTCTCGGAGTCTCGCAATAGGAAacccccttctctcctctctcatttgtttttgtggttttgctaaagatttcaaACTTAACCCTCTTTTaaaaattcgtcttcttttaaaaagtccttttattaaatgcgggggcaacccttagattttattttatttctccgtttgtgttattttaaaaaccctcccattttattttctcttttaaaaggcttttatttactctttaaataaagagttttattttaattctttaaaaagggttttgaatttttaattcttttaaaaagggtttaattttaattcttaaaaaggtttcatttttatttctttaaaaaatgcccaatctattttatagttggggtttgttttaaaggagtcaaaaggcatttttttttattttgttaaaaccttTCTTTTGTGGTtgtatttctgttttaaaaaaaaccCAAAGTGCAAGTGGGGGAGGAGCCAGCCCAAGCCAggccagccggcccaaggcccagcttCCTCCCGTGACCTAGCCCGTTCTCCCCGTGCGTCTCGTCCCCCTCCTCGCGCCGTCATCGTCCCCTTCCTCCCACTGCCTCACTCGCGCAGGCCCGATCCTCAGCGCCCCCTCCTGCCGCCGTCTCCTCCTCCCGCGTGTTGCGCCGCTGTCGTGCCGCCCTGCGTCGCCGGCCTCTCCCCCGCCTCCTCGCGCTGCAACCCCGAGGCCCGTCGCCGCGCCGTCCTGCCCGAGCTGCCGTCGCCGCTCCTTCCCTCGGCCTCGCGCCGCCCCCGGCCTCGGCCCCGCCTCCTCGAGCCACCCTCTCCTCCCCCCGCGTGGTCGCCGCCAGCCTCGCCGCGCCGGCCTCCTCCGCCTCGCCCCTCGCGCACCTCTCTGCTCCGCCCCGTGCGCCGCCTCGCCCTGCGTCCAAGCCCCTCGCTGCCATGGGCCCGCGCGCCTCTTCTCCAGCGCCGAAGCCCGCGCCTTGCCGGTGTCGCGCCTCGCCATGCTACGCCTCCCCGAGCGCCGCccctcgcctcggcctcgcctcgttcttcgccatggccgccgcctccgAGGACCTTTGTGACACCGTTTCCCTCGAGCCGCTGCCGCCTCCCTGCCGTTGCTGTTGCCAGCGTGCTGCTGTGCTGCTGGCCGATGTTGCTTGCCCGCTGCGCTGCTGCTTGCCgcttggtgttgttgctgctacCGCTATGCTGATTAATGCTTGCTGTCGCTGATGCTGTTGCGTTGCTTGCTGCTTGCGTTGCTCATGTAGCTGCTGCTTTGCCTGTTTTGCatgctgctgctgcttgctgtTGATGCCATGCTGCTTAGCTGCTAGTCGCTGGTGATGTCGCTGCTTTGCTCATGCTGGTGCCCTGTTGCTGTTACTGGCTGTAGCTGCCAGTTAGTTGTTGTTGCTTGCCAGCAATGCCTTGCCGTGGCCGATTGCTGTTGTTGCTAGTGTGCTTGCATGCCGTGCCTAATGATGCTTGCTAGCTAGCTTGCTGCCGATGCTAGTCGAAGCCTGCTGGTGCTAGATGTTGCCGCTTTTCGTTGTGCCGCCGATGCAcgtttgatgttgctgttgtgtcgcttgccgtcgccgcgtgcaccaacccCTCCTTGATGGAACCAACAAGTTCGCGGCGAGTACCACGACGCCCCGACGACCCCGGACATCTACGGATTCGtgaacgactaccgacgccgaagaccgggaACCAcgagccgagcgaacgactaccgtcgacgagaccgtgtaccactacttcaactaccggcgtgtgtacgactacttccacgacgaccacgacgatcgttgatctccttcaacgacccgatccgctccgatatgcacgcgtcgaaggtataccgatgggacatgtcgtgtaccgtgtactaGTGATGTACGatgtatgtgttgaacaagttgaatgcatgcatgcaccgtTTGTTTGCCCGTGCACGTTGACTTCCTTTTCGtcgcgccctcgacacatgggaacccggtaaacgggatcaccccatcttcatttaccgttcccgcacgcgctccctattcgttggcacgttaCCTCATTGAGTGTcgtgataggaacgttgccgtggcatcgtttccattttgccgccatggttccctctcgctcgccgtggcgacacttgtttctttctcaCTTGCCTGTGTTGTTGGAACTCgtatgcatgtcgcattcatggaaTATATATCGTGTCTTGCACGCCTCTTGTACCCGTAGCTACGGTCCATGCTCCGTTTGATAACCGATTAGGATGTCATGTAGGttcgtcgcttcacccttgccatgttaaacaacattaattttgccgtgtaaataaccgagagtgaattaaataattaaatgtggagtttcgtcgacatgcaacccgttgcatatcgagcttcacttaaagtgtagtgtttgcgtgaggtgaattgccatgccatcccgtgcatcgatgatctgatcatgcatcatggtaGGTTTtgtatcatgttgtgcatcgtgtggtgaatatttgtgttgatgtttgtttccggtttgctccgtctcgatagagttccgcaagcgtgtcggaatgtgaggacccgttcgactacattggttcgccgacctctcggagttgttcttcttccaagcgggatctcaggcaagatgatcatttccccagataccattactatcattgccatgctagttatttcgatgctatcgattatgtctcgctgcctaccacttgttaaatatcagcctctcaacaatgccatgttaaaccttcaacctgttcgacctagcaaaccactgattggctatgttactgcttgcttaatcctgttgatagcgttgctagttgcaggtgcagttgcttccatgtgataacatgggttccttgtcatatcaccatattaatgctatttaattaatgcacctatatacttggtaaaaggtggaaggatcggcctttctagcctggtgttttgttccacctttgcccccttagtttccggctaccggtgttatgttccataaatgagcgctcctaacacgatcggggttgttatggggacccccttgataattcgttttagattaaagctggtctggcagggcccaactttggtactacatttgcctaataactaatgaactgcatagggagtaattaacccgaggaaatttaatcaacccccgggccagtgctcctcatgagtgttggccccacctgagcgatgtccggcgcccctctggtcacccggaggtttagcgatcccgacgtctagctcatccgccgtgtcctgagaacgaggtacgcgactcctatcgggatcgtcgacacgtctggcggccttgctggattagtattacctttgacgagatatcttgtgcatcgggattccggtgatgctttgggtaatctcagagttgaggttttccactagggaatccgacgagatcacgagcttcgtgattgaggatttctatgcggcttgtggtaatttgtgatggactagttggagcacccctgcagggttaaatctttcggaaagccgtgcccgcggttatgtggcaacgtggaagctttgtttaacactggttctagataacttgaagttaacttaattaaaatatgccaactgcgtgtgtaaccgtgactgtctctttcgtgagttccttctccgatcgaggacacggtggggttatgtctgacgtaggtaggtgttcaagatcattcatttgatcatcagtagacacgtccgttatgcgtagatcttccccctcttatttcttgtactcgtaagttagccaccaaatatatgcttagtcgctgctgcaacctcaccacttaaccatacctcacccattaagctttgctagttttgatacctttggaaatgagattgctgagtcccccgtggctcacagattactacaacaccagttgcaggtacaggtaaaggttactcgacgtgagcgcgttgattgttcatttggagttgcttcttcttcttcttcatcgatctaggatgggttccaggccggcagcctgggatagcaaggatggacgtcgttcttattttctcgtttgttttcgttcgtagtcggaccctgctcttacttttgatgattatgtaatgtactgatgtgactctgatgtagcttgtggtgagtgtaagccaactctatatatatctcttcttttcagtacatgtacttgtgtcgatatccattcttgcgacacgacgagatgcgcttctatccctaacgaggccctcgtgccaaattgaggatagggtcgcatcttgggcgtgacactacaCCTCCATATAAGGTGAGCTCTTCTAGCACTTGtaagagagtgagaagagaagaggccctcgcacactcctcctcctcgctcgccGCTccacgccgcgggttgcggggttgagctgagccgagctcatacctacgcgacgATTTCTTCCccgaccccgacacctcttcaTCAATGACATGGCCGAGAACCTCAACGCTCGCGGCTCGACTCCCGCTGCAACGTATGCAATCTTCTCCTCTCTATTTGAGATCATGCTAGAATTACTATGTCTAGTTTGTGCCGTAGATTCGATCTACTCGTTTATTATGCTAGCTTGCATCGTTGTTGTAGTCTATGTTATTGCTGTCATGATCTATTTATTGTTTATTTGGATTTGAAGACACTGGTCACGGAATTTGTTGGCAGTGTCTCAAAATCCCACATCTAGAGACAGGAGTCGGTGTCTCAAAATCCCACATCTAGAGACAGGAGTCGGTGTCTCAAAATCCCACATCTAGAGACAGGAGTCACCCGGGTTGAGATGATCCACTCCAAAACTGCCTTCACCTCATGTGTCACACAcatttagagcaactccaacggggcgaTCCATTTCAATCGTTGGCGTCCGTTTAGGTCGACTCGGACGCAAAAATCGACCCAATgcgtcgacccaaacggacgcgtgTCTGCTTGGCGTCCGCCTGACGACCCATTCCCGGCCCATTTTTTAGCCGgatttgcgtcggcgcggacaCGAGACGGTCGCACGCGTTCTCTTTCCCTGGGCCCGCTGGTCGGTGGCAGCCTCCACCATATCCCTTCATTCCCCCCTCCCAAACCCTCCCGTCCGTGCGCGCTCCCGCCCCATCCACGCCATGGACGACGACCTCGACGCCGTCgccggcctcgcctccctcgcctcgtccGGCATGACGACCGCCCCCTCCGGCAAAGGCAAGCCTCGCGCCCCCCAAATGAACGTCTTTATGGAGATCCAAAGGAGGAGGTTTGAGATGGATGCATAGAAGCAAGCCAAGATGGTTGAGATGGAGGTGGAGAAACAAAGCAAGATGCTAGAGGTCGAGGCCGCCAGTGCCAAGACCAAGGCGAAAGAAGTGGCTCTCGCGAGCGTGATGAGCGgggtggagatcatgaaggtggatctcAACATCGTGTCGCCAAGGAAGTGGtcgtggttcgagaagatgcaggtCGACATGCTCAAGGTCGATGACGAGTGATCTTTGACGGCGAGCGTCATCCTTTTTTTGTATGCCGAGAGGTGTGCTCGCATGACCACGAGGCCGCGATGGCTGGTCGAACTCAAgtctcatattttttttgttgGCATGTATGGCGGCCGTTGGCAAGATCTATGATCGCGGGCCTTTTTTAAAAATTGTGTACGGACATGAAATGGATCGACGCGTTAAACGCATTGTCGAGCCAAATCAAAAATATGACGGATGCCGGACGGATGACCGatccaaacaaacaaaaaacaaacaaaaatgtcATATGTTTAGATCGTTTCGTTGGAGTTGCTATTATGAACAGAAAACGCAAAGTACGACTAAGTACCAGCGCCAAGCAAAAAAAAACAGGATGGGGCACATTGGCGCAGAGGGTGACTCAACAGCATACGGGGCACCTACACCTTGACGGAGACATCACGTAGTAGGAGTAGTACATTGCCAGTTCATTGTAGGAGCCTGCCGTAGTCCGGACATAATAACAACCTTGCAGCGACATGCATGACGCACCCAAGCCCAGCCCTGATCCCGCACTTCGGCACACGACACGTTTTTCTCGTCTCTAGTAGTAGAAGAAAATCGAAGAGGCCCGCTTCAAGAGGACTGGCTAATCTCGTCACCTACACCGTCGGCCGCCGGGTCGTGCATGCGACGCGCGTTGGCAACCAACACGCTCGCGCTCGCGTTTCTACGTAACCTTTCACACGCCGTGCACTAGAATATCCGCCCGCGTTTGCACGCGAGGGATTCTATACATTATTATCGGAATGTTGCTGGTGAGAATGGGGTCCAAGAATCGGACGTGGACCCATCACGGAACCACCCTCGGACAAGCAGAGGCGTGCGGACTAGTGCCGCAGGAGTAGGCGCCTCCTGGACCGGACCCGACCCGGCCGGGATCGTCGATGACCGGAGCACTTTCGAATCGAATTCGGCCGGGGTTCAGCGTGCCGAGATCGACCCGGTTCCGGACACCCGCTGCAAACCTGCATGCAAGGCCGTTGACAGCCACAATAATTATCGGAGTGCAGGCACAGTTATTGAGGCCGTTAAAGGTGTTTTTCTCGGGGTGGACTGCCCAACACAAGCACGCAATTGCCACGTGCCGCCGAAGCTCCTCCGCTCCCTATTAAAGGCGGGGCAGCCAGCCTACCACGCCCGCTATCCCTCTCGTTCAAATTCATCAATCACAAACCTGCAGCCATCCACAACAAGagccagaagaagaagaagaagaagaagaagcgagaAGCTTTTCGATTCGATCGGTCAATCGAGTGTTGGGGCCGGCCATGGCGGGGTCGCGGCGagggggcgacgaggaggcgtgCCGGGTGGACCTCCTGGACGGCGGCGCCAAGAAGGATGACTGGCCGGCggtggacggcggcggcgaggcgtcGTCCAAGCTGGGGAGGCGGGTGCTGGAGGAGTCGAAGAAGCTGTGGGTGATCGTGGCGCCGGCCATGTTCAGCCGCATCGTCACCTTCAGCATGAACGTCATCACGCAGGCCTTCGCCGGCCACCTCGGCGACCTGGAGCTCGCCGCCATCTCCATCGCCAACACCGTCGTCGTCGGCTTCAGCTTCGGCCTCATGGTAcgctcccgctcccgctcccTTGGCTCGAATCGATCGTCGCCGTCGTAGCTATCTTTGGGGGCGTGCGTGCCTCCCAATATGGCTAGGATATCTGCTTCTCCAGCGCAGCAGATGGAGCTACAACAACTCAAACTCACCACTGCTTCCCAATAAAAATCACTTAAGAAAACCACTTcccaaataaaacagaaaaaaaaggccGGTCGATATCGCGAAAACCGTTTGTCGTCACCGATATAGAAAGAAAAGAACATTTTTGCACAACTTATTTAccaatcatcagtggtggcatgggACGTGAGCTGAAGGCAGCGAGAACCTCCGCTGGCCACTCAATACTTGCGGTGCATGCAGATGCAGTACGTACGTACGTATCCCTGCATAGTAGGGACCACCGAGCGTTTTTGTCCTACTCCTCGTCACCGACGCGTGGGCCCGGGAATCATGACGAGCGTCAGGACTGACGTAGTAGGAGCTGCTAGCCGCCGAGAaggtttccttttttcctttttcatttgttTATATagtagaaaataaaaaataaaaataagaaacgaACAAGCATTGGGTTTCTCTCGCCCTGCTTTGGATCTAGTGGGCGGAGCCTGCTACTACGGGCGCCCAATTTTGCATTAGAATTTATTAGGACGAACGAACGTCCCACGGGTTTGTTTAGCAGCTCCGTCGAATCCGGCACTAAGCGCTGCCCCTCCTACTGGCAACCATTGACTTGTTCATTTCGCACACTTGGCTCAACGCAGAATAAATTTGCTGGCAGAGGATTCTCTCTGGCTCTGGTACCTCTTATACACTCTCATGAACACGAAGACTTGGCACGGCTTGTGGGGAGCAATTCTAATCGCCGAAATCGAAATGGGGAGGTGTCGTTCTCCGGTGTCCACTATCACAGTCAGAAAGTAACTCGAACCATCGAGAGGTACAGGAGTAGATGCGAGAAGCCACCTGATCCCGTGGCCGAGAGTGAGAGGACGGAGCTCCAGATTCCTGGCTTCGCTTTCCCCCCTTGTCGGCACCCTCCACTCGCCGAGTTCGTTTGTCTCCACTGCATGAGGCCTTTCAGCTGGGAGACCATGTCGTGCATCGGTGCATGTGGTGTCGGCTCATCTTTAGGATAAATTGTGTTTTAGATGTCGGGTAGCAGTATTAAGACTAGCCATAGTGGAAAGTAACTAAGTAGTAACATCAACGCCACGTAAATAAAAAATCTGACGTGGCAAGTAATTAATGCGGAGAGAGATGGTGGTAGTAACATAGCTAGTTACCATCACATCACATATTTCAATGCATTATGTGTCTATAACCTAATAAATGCTAGTTTGCATGACACCACAtgtatgttactccccactatggaggtagtaacatagagtagtaacaaCATTATGTTACTACTCCTAGTTACTCCCCATTATGAGCAGCCTAAGGCCCGGTTTTTTTggcctttttgtttttgttttttcagttTGGTAAAAAAAAAGGCACAAAAGCTTCTAAATAGGTAAAAAAAAAATGTTGCTTTTTGACTCCATAAACCAAAAGTTAAAGCAAAACGCTTCTATTTAGGACCTGTTCGGAGTCACTCCCGCTTCCTGACTCCACTCCAGGAGCAGCAGGAGCCGTAGTTAAACTTTACGGAGCGGGGAAACAGCTACTCCATGGATCCTTCTATTTGACGGAGCTGGAGGTCTTCCCAACAGCTCCTTAGAAGTGgctttttttttaatcaaaatgGAAAATCTGCACAAGTAGAAGCCAAAGCCCAAACGAACAGAACCTATACCTGTTCATTTTTACTTTTGAATTTGCTGAACTTTGGCACTGACTTGTTGTGCGCTGCGTGTAGCTCGGCATGGCGAGCGCGTTGGAGACGCTGTGCGGGCAGGCGTTCGGCGCCAAGAAGTACCACATGATGGGCGTCTACATGCAGCGCTCCTGGATCGTGCTGCTCGGCTGCGCGGTGCTGCTCCTCCCCATGTACTTCTTCGCCGAGGACGTGCTGCTGCTCACGGGCCAGTCGCCGGAGCTGTCGGCCATGGCCGGCAGGGTGTCCGTCTGGTTCATcccgctccacttctccttcgccCTCCTCTTCCCGCTGCAGCGCTTCCTGCAGTGCCAGATGAAGAACTTCGTCAGCGCCGCCGCCTCCGGGGTGGCGCTCTGCGTCCACCTCCTCGTCAGCTGGCTCTTCATCACCAGGCTCCGCTTCGGCCTCGTCGGCATCGCcctcaccctcaacttctcctggtGGGCCACCTTCGCCATGCTCTTCGCCTACGTCGCCTGCGGCGGCTGCCCGGACACCTGGCACGGCTTCTCCGTCGAGGCGTTCGCCGACATTTGGGAGTTCGTCAAGCTCTCCGCCGCGTCGGGCGTCATGCTATGGTGCGTACTTCTTCTATACTGATCACTCCCATTACtttctaaatacaagtctttataAAGATTTCATTACGAACTACATACAAAGTAATATGAATCAATATACACTCTAAAGCATGTTTATATATACATAAGTATGTAAAAGAACTTATatttaaaacggagggagtacttacttTTATACATTTTCTATACGACTCTATCGTATGTACTTAGAGTACTGTATGTACATTTTATACATTTTTTGAGTGGACTTCTACTGATCTACTGACATATGCTGCTCGCATTGTGTTACTTTTTTTTTTCTGATTGATGCCCGCCCGTACCATGTGAAGAAAGTCAATCGGGCATCAAACCTGCATACAAATAACATTTCATCCGTATGGACTGACAAATTTTGGTTCTTGTGCAGCTTGGAGAACTGGTACTACAGGGTGCTCATCTTGCTGACAGGGAACCTCAAGGACGCGGCTATTGCGGTGGATGCGCTCTCCATCTGGTAATTATTCCTCCATCGTGTTCGTACTAGCCTTCGTCGATTATGCAGAATAACAGTGACTGACAATGcaaatattttccttttgtttactGTGGACAGCATGACCATTAACGCATGGGAGATGATGATTCCCTTGGCGTTCTTCGCGGGCACTGGGTAAGCACGCACCACCATCGTGCTTGGCACATTTCATTTTCGTGTACCTGTTTATGCTAATTGATTGAACAACAGAGTCGAGCATGCTAATTGAAGTACGTTTGGCTGCGTGATTTGCAGAGTGCGGGTGGCGAACGAGCTGGGCGCCGGGAACGGGAAGGGGGCCCGGTTCGCGACGATCGTGTCGTCCTTGACGTCGCTGGTGATCGGGCTCTTCTTCTGGGTGCTGATCATGGGCCTCCACGACAAGCTGGCGCTCATCTTCACGTCCAGCGCCGTCGTGCTGGACGCCGTCAACAACCTCGCCATCCTGCTGGCCTTCACCATCCTGCTCAACAGCATCCAGCCCGTGCTCTCAGGTACCCCTAGCTACCCACCCAGGCCCCGAGCAAAACCTCCTCCATCATTTGGGCCCGATCCTTGTGCCAGGAGCAGAATTTACTCATCATGGGCATGCTATATTGCTGGCACAAACGCAGGTGTGGCTGTTGGATCCGGCTGGCAATCCGCGGTGGCCTACGTCAACATCGGAAGCTACTACTTCATCGGCGTCCCCATGGGTGTCCTCCTCGGGTGGCTCTTCAACCTTGGCGTCCTGGTACGTGCTAGCCTCCTACGGTAGAGCTTTCAAGCTTGGTTGTTGCCATGCTTGCTTCTACGCTTCGGTCTCGGCGCCGCGCGCACTGACGACTTTTGTGGTGCGAAATCTTTCGCAGGGGATCTGGGCGGGGATGATCGGCGGAACCGCCGTCCAGACGCTGATCCTGGCCATCATGACCATTCGCTGCGACTGGGAA includes:
- the LOC123449662 gene encoding protein DETOXIFICATION 27-like, producing MAGSRRGGDEEACRVDLLDGGAKKDDWPAVDGGGEASSKLGRRVLEESKKLWVIVAPAMFSRIVTFSMNVITQAFAGHLGDLELAAISIANTVVVGFSFGLMLGMASALETLCGQAFGAKKYHMMGVYMQRSWIVLLGCAVLLLPMYFFAEDVLLLTGQSPELSAMAGRVSVWFIPLHFSFALLFPLQRFLQCQMKNFVSAAASGVALCVHLLVSWLFITRLRFGLVGIALTLNFSWWATFAMLFAYVACGGCPDTWHGFSVEAFADIWEFVKLSAASGVMLCLENWYYRVLILLTGNLKDAAIAVDALSICMTINAWEMMIPLAFFAGTGVRVANELGAGNGKGARFATIVSSLTSLVIGLFFWVLIMGLHDKLALIFTSSAVVLDAVNNLAILLAFTILLNSIQPVLSGVAVGSGWQSAVAYVNIGSYYFIGVPMGVLLGWLFNLGVLGIWAGMIGGTAVQTLILAIMTIRCDWEKEAMVASTRMDKWSEVR